The window AGGTCGCGCGCGTCGACCAGGGTCGAGGTGCTGCTGCCGGACGCGGTGGCCAGGCTGATCTGGCGGTTCAGGCCGGCGATGGTCTGGATCGAGGCGTTGGCCGACGAGACGATCGCGCCGCGCTGGTCGCGCAAGGATTGCAGCTGGCCGTTGTACACGTTGTTCATGCTGTTGAAGCGCTGCGCCATGGCGCTGGCGGCGGTCAGCACTTGCTGGCGCAGCGGGGTCGAGGTGGGATCGACGCCGGCCACCGCGTTGAGCGCCTGGAAGAATTTGTCGACGCCGTTGCTCAGGCCGGCGTCGTTGTCGCCCATGACCCGTTCGAGCTGGGTCAGGTAGGGCTGGGTCTGCGAATACTGGCCGACGCCGGAAGCGGCGCGCCACAGCTGCTGGTTCTTGTAGCCATCGGAAAAACGCAGCAGGGAATTGACCTCCACCCCGTTGCCGGCCGAACGCGTGCCGAACTGCGGACCGACCGCGGTCAGCAGCGCCGACTGGCGCGTGTAACCTTTGGTTTGCAAGTTTGCAATGTTCTGGCTGGTTGCCTGCAGCGCGAGTTGGGAAGCCAGGGCGCCGCTCAGGGCGTTGTTCATGATGCTCATGGTGTCACTTCTTTCTCGATGGGCCGGCCAGATGGGTCGTCATAGTTACAAGGCGACCGTTTACTTGCCGCCATTAAATTTTTTGGTGCGAAGTTTGCAGCGAAGTTTGCGGCGCGGTCTGCGCCGGCGTCTGCGGTGCGGCCGCCGGCAGCAATTGGCGCAGGATGGCGTCGGCCACGCCGAAGGCGCGCTGGTTTGCCATTTGCCCGGCCATCATGTTGTCGGCCATGTCTTGCATATCGCGGTTGACCGGGTCCTTGAAGACGCTGTCGTCGTCGGCCATGGCACGCGTGCCGCTGCGCATTTGCTGCAGCATATTGCCGATAAAGAAACTTTCGAATTCGATGGCGGCCTTGGTGGCTTTCGCCACGAATACCGGATCGGCGGCCGGGGTGACAGCGGCCTCGTGGCCGGTGCCCATGCCGGCGCGGTTGAGCTTGGTGGTCAGGTCGAGTGGATTCATGGCAGCAACTCCTTAAATGACGACCAGTTCGCCTTCGATGGCGCCGGCCTGGTCGAGCGCCTGCAGGATCGCCATGATGTCGTCGGGGGTGGCGCCCAGGCTGTTGACGATGTCGATGATGGTTTGCAGCTTGGCGCTGGCGGGCCACTTGAACATGGCGCGCCCGGCGCCCTGGTCGACCGACAGCTTCGATTGCGGGGTGACGGCGGTGCGCCCGTTCGAAAACGGGCCGGGCTGGCTCACGGCCGAGCTTTCGGCGATCACCACCTTGAGCGAACCGTGGGTGACGGCGGCAGCCTTGACCCGCACGCCTTCGGCGATCACCACCGTGCCGGTGCGCGAATTGAAGACCACTTTCGGCACGTCGGTGCCGACATCGATCGACAGCGCCTGCAGCTTGGCCATGAAGGCCACGCGCTCGGTCGGGTTGGCCGGGGCGATCACCTGGATGCTGGCGCCGTCGGCCGTGGTGGCGAGCGGGCCGAAGCGGCGGTTGATGGCTTCGACGACATTGGTGGCGGTCTCGAAGTGCGGCGTTTTCAGGCGCAGCATGACTTCGGCGCGGGTCGAGAAATCGCTGCCGATTTCACGTTCGATATTGGCGCCGTTGGGAATGCGCCCGCCGGTCGGGGTGTTGACGGTGACGCTCGAGCCGCTCGCGCCCGTGGCGTTCAGGCCGCCGACCACCACATTGCCCTGGGCCAGGGCATAGACTTCATTGTCGGCCGCGCGCATTTGCGTGAGCAGCAGCATGCCGCCGCGCAAGCTCTTGGCGTCGCCCAGCGAGGAGACGGTGACGTCGATCGGCTGGCCGCGCCGGTAGCCGGGCGGGAACACGGCGCTGACCATGACCGCGGCCACGTTCTTGTTCTTCGCTTCGGCGCCGTCGGGCAGCTTGACGCCGAACTGCTTGAGCATGTTGACCACCGACTGGCTGGAAAACTTGACCTGGCTGCTGTCGCCGCTGCCGTTGAGGCCAACCACGAGGCCGTAGCCGACCAGCGGATTTTCGCGCACGCCTTCGACGCTGACCAGGTTGCGCAGGGTTTGCGCGGCCGAGGCCGGCAAGGCGAAGCAGGACAGCAGGGCCAGCATGGATAAGGGAAGGGCGAGGGGAAGGGCGAGGCGACGCAGGAAAGCGGGTGATTGCATGGTGATTCCTTAGAACGGCACGAACAACGCGGCGTTTAAAACGGCATCCAGGGGCCGAGGAAGAAACGGGTCAGCCAGCCAGGTTCATTGGCGTTGGCCAGGGCGCCCCGGCCCGAGTAGCTGATCTGGGCATTGGCCACGCGCAGCGACGAGACCTGGTTGTCGGCGTCGATGTCGGCGGCGCGCAGGAAGCCCTTGAGGCGCACGAATTCTTCGCCCTGGTTCAGGGTCAGGCTTTTTTCGCCGGCCACGCGCAGCAGGCCGTTGGGCAGCACTTCCTGCACGATCACGGTCAGCGCGCCGGACAGGGCGTTCTGCTGGGTGCTGGTGGCGTCGCCCTCGAAGCCGCGTTCGGCCGACAGGTCGATGCCGGCTTTCGGGAACGTCTTGCCGAGCAGGATAGGCGGCGTCACACCCACGCTCGACTCCTTGCTGATGCTGGTGCCGGCGCGCTTGCTCGCCTGTGTGGTTTCCTGCAGGATCACGGTGACCACGTCGCCGGTGCGAAACGCCCGGCTGTCGGACGTCAATGGCACCGCGTCGGCGTTGAACACGCCGCCCGACAGGCCGCCGCGCGTTTGCGCTCGCGGCAGCGGCGCGGTTTCCTCGGCCATCGCGCGCGGTGGCGGCTGGCCGCTGCTGGCGCAGCCGGCCAGCACAGCCAGCGCAAACAAGGCGGCCGCCGCTTTCATCAGCGGGCCGCCTGGGCCAGGTACTGCAGCATGTTGTCGGCGGCCGAGAGCACCTTGGTGTTCATTTCGTAGGTGCGCTGGGCGGCGATCATGTCGACCATTTCCTCGACCACCTGCACGTTCGAGCCTTCCAGCGCGCCCTGCTTGAGCTTGCCGAAAGCGCCATCGCCCGGACGCCCTTCGGCGGCGGCGCCGCTGGCCGGCGTTTCCGAGAACAGGTTTTCGCCGAGTGCCAAGAGGCCCGTCGGGTTGACGAAGTTCGACAGCGTCAGCTGGCCCAGTTCCGACGGCGTGGTGCTGCCGGCGATGGTGGCCGAGACCATGCCGTTTTCACCGATGGTGATCGCGGTGGCGTTGTTCGGTACCGTAATCTGCGGCACCAGCGGCAAGCCCTGGGCATTGACCAGGGTGCCGGTGGCGTCGACCTGCAGCTGGCCGGCGCGGGTGTAGGCCGGGTCGCCGTTCGGGCGGCGCACTTGCAAAAAGCCATTGCCGGAAATGGCCACGTCGAGCGGCTGGCTGGTCGTTTGCAGGCTGCCGTTGGTGAACACTTTCTGGGTGCCCAGCAGGTGCGTGCCGTTACCGAGCTGCACGCCCGATGGCGACAGGGTATTGTCGGCGCGCTGGGCGCCCGGCTGCTGGTCGACCTGGTAGAACAAGTCCTCGAACACGACACGGTCGCGCTTGAAGCCGACGGTGTTGACGTTGGCCAGGTTGTTGGCGATCGCCTGCAGTTTGGCGTCCTGGGCTTGCACCCCGGTTTTGCTGATCCACATTGCTGGATTCATGATCTTTTCCTTTTACGTGTTGGGGGGCGCGTCAGGCGCCGAGCAGGCGGTTGCCCACTTCGTTCATGTTGTCGCTGGCCTTGAGCAGCTTCATCTGCATCTCGAAGCTGCGGTTCAGGCTCATGGTGGCGACCATTTCTTCGACCGCCGACACATTGCTGCCTTCCAGGTGGCGCCCGCGCACGGTCACCGTTTCGTCGGCCGCCAGTGGCTGGCCGCTGCGCGAGACGATCAGCCCGCCTTCGTTCTTGGTCACTTCGCCCGCTTCGGCGTTGACCAGGCGTAGCTTGTCGATCACCTGCATGTCGGTCGTTCCGGGCGCGAGCACCGAGATCGAACCGTCCGCGCCGATGGTGAGCGCGTTATGCGGCGGCAGCACCACCGGGCCGCCTTCGCCCAGCAGCGGATGGCCGTTGACCGACAGGGCGCCGTCGGCATCGATATTGATGGCGCCGGCGCGGGTATAGGCTTCGCCACCCTGCCACTGGACCGTCAGGTAACCGTTGCCGGTGATGGCCACATCGAGGTCGCGACCGGTTTCCTTGACCGGACCGGAGCGGGCCGACACGGAGTCGGACTGCATCCGCACATAGTGGCGGTCGTCGAAACCCGCGCCGCCCAGCGCTTGCGTCGACGACATTTCGAGGTTGGCGCGAAAGCCCGTCGTTTCCATGTTCGCCAGATTGTTGGCGTGGACCTGCTGGGCTTTCAGCGCGCGTTCGGCGCCGCTCAGTGCTGTAAAGATCAATTTATCCATGTTGCTCCCTCAATGAATTCGGTGTTTCCGTGCAGATACTTATAGTGCCTGCATTAAGGACTGAATCATCTGATTTTCTGTTGAAATCACCTTGGAATTTGCCTGATAGTTGCGCTGTGACGTCATCAGGCCGACCAACTCTGACGTAATGTCAACATTCGAGCGTTCCAGCGCGCCGGTATTGAGCTTGCCGGCCAGGCCGCTGCCCGGGGTGCCGTACAGGGCCGCGCCGGACGCGGAATTGGCGGTCCAGCTGGTGTCGCTGACCGAGGTCAGCGAACCTTCGTCGGCGAAGGTGGCGATGGCCACCGTGCCCACCACTTGCTGCTGCTCGTTGCTGTACTTGGCCAGGACGGAACCGTCGGTGCCCATTTCGACGCCGATGAAGGTGCCGGAGGCATAGCCGTCGGTGCTGTTGGTGGTGGTGATGGCTTCGCCGGCGAACAGGGTGGTGCCGGCGTAGTTCACGTCCAGCGTGATCGCGGCCGAGCCGTTGGTCGGGGTGATGTTCAGGGTGGTCACGGGCGGCACCGGCGGCAGCTGGCCCATGTTGTCGAACGCCAGGGTGGTGGTGGTGGCCAGCGGCGCGCCGCCGTCGACCGCGTAGTGCACGGTCATGTTGGTGCCCGCGCCCTTGACGAAATACTGCGACAGGGTGTGCTGGCTGCCCAGCGAATCGTAGACCACCGATTGCTTGGCCATGTTGTAGGAAGAGGCGTTGGCCGGATCGAAGGCGGCGGCCGGGGTCACCCAATCGTTCGACAGGTTGCCGACGTAGTTGACCTTGGTGCTGGCGACGGCTGGAATCTGGCCGGTCGGCACGGTGATATTGCCCATCACGCCCAGCGCGCTGCTGCCCTTGATGGCGGCGTAGCCCTGCACCGAGCGGCCGTTGCTGTCGACCAGGAAGCCATCCTTGTTGGCCGAGAAGATGCCGACGCGGCTGTAGTTGACCACGCCCTGGCTGTCGCGGCTGACAAAAAAGCCACGGCCGTCGATGGCGGCGTCGAGGCTGCGGCCGGTGGTGGTCACGCCACCGTTCAGGCCGATGCTCTGGGTCATCGAACCGACTTCGACGCCGGTTGCCTGGGAACCGGCATACATCGACGAAAAGTTGGCGCGGGTGCTCTTGAAGCCGTAGGTGCCGGCGTTGGCGATATTGTTACTGACTGCTTCGAGCTGGGTGTTGATCGACTGGATGCCCGACAATGCGATTTCGAAACTCATGATGAACTTCCTTTAATTTGCGGTGGAGGAGTTGGCGGCCGCCAGCGATGCGCCGGACTTGCCGTTGAAGCCAGTGACGGACGACGGCGCAACATCGCCGATTCCTGCCACCTTGAGGACCACACCGCCACCGGCCGACATGCGCACGCTGTCCAGGCGGCCGATGACTTCGATGGCGTCGAGCGCACCAGCGCTCGTTTGTACTTTGATATCGTATTTCCCAGGCGCCAGACCAAGCGCGACCGGATCGATGGAGAACGTTTGCGGACCCGAACCGCGCGAACCGAGCTGGACGTCGTGCTTGACGCCGTCGGAGCCGGTCAGGGTCACCGTGTTGGTGGCGCTCGCGCCGGGCAGGGTGACGCTGGCCTTGAGCGGCTTGCCGTCCAGGCGCACGCTGTTGGTCGTGACGGTGATGTCGGAGCCGACCTGGGCGCCCAGGGCCAGGGTCTGGATGCTTTCGAGCACACTGGCGCTGGTGCTGTTGAGCTTGGCGAGGCTTTGCATCGCCTCGGTCTGGCTCAACTGCGACAGCTGGTTGACGAACTGCGACGGATCGCTCGGCTCCAGCGGATCCTGGTTGCGGATCTGCGCCACCAGCAGCTTGGTGAACATGTCCGCCGTTTCGCTGGCCGGGGCCTGGCCGACGACGGTGTTGGCATTGCCGGCAGCCTGGTTATTGGCGCCGTTGAGGTTATTGGTGAGCATCGGATCAGCCTTCGCCGAGTCGCAGCAGGCCCGCTTGCATCGACTTGATGCGTCCCAGGACTTCCACATTGGTTTCAAAGGCACGCGAGGCCGACATCATGTCGGTCATCTCGGCCACCTGGTTGACGTTCGGGTAGAACACCATGCCGTCGGCATTGGCCACCGGATTGCCCGGCTCGTAAGCCTTGCGCAGCGGTTCGGCCGATTCGACCACGTCGAGTACCTGGACCCGGCTGCCGGCGCCGAGCTTGCCCGAACCGCCGTCGAGCATGGCGGCGAACACGGGTTTGCGGGCACGGTAGGTTTCGCCTTCCGAGCCGGACACCGAATCGGCATTGGCCAGGTTGCTGGCGATGGTATTGAGGCGCACCGACTGCGCCGCCATGGCCGAACCTGCAATTTGGGAAATGTCTTTAAAGCTCATGATTATTGTCCTGCGATGGCTTTGGCCAAACCCTTGAGCCGCATGTTCACGAACGTCAGGCTGGTCTGGAAATCGGATGCGTTTTGCGAGAACGCGGCTTGTTCGACGCCGATTTCGACGGTATTGCCGTCGGCGCTAGGGTGGTAAGGGACCCGGTACAAAGCAGCCTGGTCATCGGCGCCCAGGCCCGGCATATCCGACTCGGTCTCGATTCGCTGCTGCAGCATGGCACCGAAGTCGACGTCGCGTGCCGTGAATCCCGGCGTGTTTTCGTTGGCGATATTGGCGGCCAGTACGCGGGTGCGGTCGGCGCGCAGATGGAGCGCGTCGGCGTGCACGCCAAGTGCCTTTTGGAAATCAATCGACATGAAGCTTCCTCCGTGAATGAACTGCAGTGTGAATCTGGTTAAAATGACTCTGTGCGGCGTTCCTTGCGTCGTGCGCAACGTTTGCCAAGGTGCTACTTATGTCTGAAGTCCGCCGCGCCACCAGCGCTTTGTTCATGCCATTAACGGCCGCCGCGCTGATTTCATTAGCCGGGGGCAACACAAACGCTGCCGAAACTTCGATCACGACCAGGCTGGAGCAGGCTGCGCGCGAGCAGCTGGCGCGCCAGGCGGAAACGGCCGGCTTGGCGGAACCGCAATTTACTGTCAACGTTGCAACGCCGCGTGCGGCTCCGCCGTGCGCCAAACCGGTCAACATCGAAGCGGTCGACACGCGCACGCCGGCGCGCATGCGCTTTGCCGTGCTGTGTCCCGACGCCGGCGGCTGGCGCAGCTCCGGCTGGCGATACGAATACGTGCTGCGGGCATCGGTCAGCGCGCTGGTGGCGGTGACGGCGGCGCCGGTTGCGGCCGGGCAGATGCTCACGGCGCAGGACGTGACGCTGGAGCGGCGCGACGTCACCACCTTGAGCGACGCCATCAGCTCGGCCGACGCGGCCACCGGGCAAGCATCGCGGCGCTCGCTGCGGGCCGGCGAAGTGCTGCGCCAGGCGCAGCTGAGCGCGCCATTACTGGTCAAGCGCGGCGAGCCGGTGGTGATGCTGGCGCGCTTCGAGGCGATCGAAATCAGCACGTCCGGCGAAGCGCTCGACGCCGGCGCCTTCAATGCGCTGGTGCGGGTGCGCAACCTGGCCAACGGACGGGTGGTGCGCATGCGCGTGATCGCCGCCGGCACGGTCGAGCCGGTCGAAATCCCGCGCTCGGCGCAGCCATGATTCATTCCGACGCTCCCTGCAGGCGGGCGGCCAGGCGGGTCAGCTTGGCGGCGTAGGCCGGATCGGTGGCGTAACCGCCCTTGGCCAGGCCCTCGGCAAAGGCGCGGGCATCGGTGCCGGTGCCGATGGCGGCGGCGTAGCGCGGATTGTCGAGCAGCACCTGGGCGTAGTCGCGGAAAGCGGCGCCCTGGTCCGGGTAGCTGCGGAAGCGCTCGGTTTTCTTCACGGCGGCGCCGTGTTCGTATTCGGTGGTGGCGTTGTCGGCCACCTCGCCCTGCCAGCTGGCACCAGCCTTGATGCCGAACAGGTTGTGGGTGGTGGCGCCTTCGGCCTGGCGCAGCGGACGCTGACCCCAGCCCGATTCCAGCGCGGCATGGGCCGACACCAGTTGCGGCGCCACGCCCAGGCGTTCGCCCGCTTCGCGCGCCCATGGCGCGATCTGTTCCAGGAAAGCCTGTTGCTCGGAACCGTCGGCAAAGGCGCCGCCGACCGTGCTGGCCGGGGCGACCTCGGCGTCCTGCAGGCGCGCCTGCAGCATGCGGCCTTGCGGACTGAGCATGGAAGCGCCGCTGTCGGCGCTGCCCTGGCTGATGAAATCGGCAATCTCGTTCTGCATCGAACTGTAGACGCCGCCAAAGCCCGCGCCGCCGCCCACGGCCGCCATCGGGCGGGTGGACTGGGTCGGCGTGGCCGGCGTGATGCTGGCGGTATGGAAATCAGCGTGCCTCATACAAGGTCTCCTCTCCGTGCAGCACACGCTGCATGATGGAAAATTGTTCGGTCAGCAATGCGCTGTTGCGAACATTCAAACGTTTGCATTCAAGTACCAGTTGCTCCAGCGATTGCCAGGCGGCGCTCAAGGCCTCGCGTTGCGGCGCGCCGAGGCTGGCGATCAGGGTCGCCATGTCGGCGGACGCGCCGCACAGGGCGCGCACCAGCGATACGCGCTGCACGCGGCGCTGTTCCATCGCATCGAGCTGCGGGGCCAGCTCGTCGGCCAGTTCGGCCAGCTCGGCGCTGCGGTGGCGCAGGGCGGCGTCGAACTGGCGCGCCAGCAGCGCCAGGATGGCCTGGCAGGCATCGATATCGGCGCTCACGCCGGCGCTGAGCTTGCCCAGTGCCTGCTCGCGCGTCATGCGGCTCATCCCTGGCCTCCATGGAAGCGTTCGATCAGGCCGGCCAGGCGGGCCGGATCGAATGGCAATTCGCCCTTGGCCAGCGCGTCGCGCAATTGCGACACGCGCTCGTGGTCGATCTCGGGCATGGCGGCCAGCGCGGCCATGGCCGGCTGCAGCACTTCCGATTGCAGGGCGCCGGACGGCGCGGCCACGCCGGCGCCGCTGGTCACCGCCGTTTTGACCTCGGACGCCACCGCGGCGCTGCCGCGCTGGACGGCCGATGCATCGGCGGACGCACCGCCACCGGAGATTTTCATGCGGGGACCTCGGCTTTTCGATTGGATCGTCATGATTATTTGCCTTGGGCGTCGGCGCCCTTGACGCTCTTGAGTTTATCGCGCAGTTCCTCGACCGAGCCCTTGGTGCCGACCGCCGTTTCGGCGCCGACCTCGTTCTTGCCCGGCACGCCGAACATGGCGGCCACGGTATTGGCCTGGCTGTTGGTCAGGATCAGCAATTCGATGCGGCGGTTCACGGCCGCGCCGGTATTTTCCGGTTCGAACGGGGCGCGGTCGGCCATGCCCACCACTTGCAGCACGCTGTCCGGATTCATGGAACCGGCCAGCAGCTGGGAGCGGGCCGCCATGGCGCGCGCATTCGACAAGGTCCAGTTCGAGTTGCCATCCTGGTCGCCCGCATATTTGCGCGAATCGGTATGGCCGACGATCAGCATCTGGTTTTCCATTTTTGCAAAGACCGGGCCCATCTGGCGCATCAGGCGGCCGAAGCGATCGGTCGGCATGGCGCTGCCGAGCAGGAACATGCCCTGGCGGTCGGTGTCGTGCAGGGTGACGCGCAAGCCGTACGGGGTGATCACGGTTTCCAGGTTGTTCGACAAGCCCGCTTCCACGCTCATGGTGCCCAGCTGGCGCGACAGCACGGCCAGTTCGGCCGGCGAGTCGTAGCGCACTTTCGGGCCTTCGCCGCCGTTTTCCTTGTGCGAGGAAGTGCCGCTGTGGGGCATGGAAAAGCGCTCGATCAGGCTGCCGCGCGGGCCGCCGCCGATTTCCGGCTTGTTGCCCTGGCCATCGGCATAGCTGCCGTTTTGCTCGCGCACCATGGCTTTCATGGTTTGCTGGTCGCGTGCCGCCATCAGCCACAGCACCAGGAACAGGGCCA of the Massilia violaceinigra genome contains:
- a CDS encoding rod-binding protein, with the translated sequence MNPLDLTTKLNRAGMGTGHEAAVTPAADPVFVAKATKAAIEFESFFIGNMLQQMRSGTRAMADDDSVFKDPVNRDMQDMADNMMAGQMANQRAFGVADAILRQLLPAAAPQTPAQTAPQTSLQTSHQKI
- a CDS encoding flagellar basal body P-ring protein FlgI, whose translation is MQSPAFLRRLALPLALPLSMLALLSCFALPASAAQTLRNLVSVEGVRENPLVGYGLVVGLNGSGDSSQVKFSSQSVVNMLKQFGVKLPDGAEAKNKNVAAVMVSAVFPPGYRRGQPIDVTVSSLGDAKSLRGGMLLLTQMRAADNEVYALAQGNVVVGGLNATGASGSSVTVNTPTGGRIPNGANIEREIGSDFSTRAEVMLRLKTPHFETATNVVEAINRRFGPLATTADGASIQVIAPANPTERVAFMAKLQALSIDVGTDVPKVVFNSRTGTVVIAEGVRVKAAAVTHGSLKVVIAESSAVSQPGPFSNGRTAVTPQSKLSVDQGAGRAMFKWPASAKLQTIIDIVNSLGATPDDIMAILQALDQAGAIEGELVVI
- the flgH gene encoding flagellar basal body L-ring protein FlgH, producing MKAAAALFALAVLAGCASSGQPPPRAMAEETAPLPRAQTRGGLSGGVFNADAVPLTSDSRAFRTGDVVTVILQETTQASKRAGTSISKESSVGVTPPILLGKTFPKAGIDLSAERGFEGDATSTQQNALSGALTVIVQEVLPNGLLRVAGEKSLTLNQGEEFVRLKGFLRAADIDADNQVSSLRVANAQISYSGRGALANANEPGWLTRFFLGPWMPF
- the flgG gene encoding flagellar basal-body rod protein FlgG — translated: MNPAMWISKTGVQAQDAKLQAIANNLANVNTVGFKRDRVVFEDLFYQVDQQPGAQRADNTLSPSGVQLGNGTHLLGTQKVFTNGSLQTTSQPLDVAISGNGFLQVRRPNGDPAYTRAGQLQVDATGTLVNAQGLPLVPQITVPNNATAITIGENGMVSATIAGSTTPSELGQLTLSNFVNPTGLLALGENLFSETPASGAAAEGRPGDGAFGKLKQGALEGSNVQVVEEMVDMIAAQRTYEMNTKVLSAADNMLQYLAQAAR
- a CDS encoding flagellar basal body rod protein FlgF, encoding MDKLIFTALSGAERALKAQQVHANNLANMETTGFRANLEMSSTQALGGAGFDDRHYVRMQSDSVSARSGPVKETGRDLDVAITGNGYLTVQWQGGEAYTRAGAINIDADGALSVNGHPLLGEGGPVVLPPHNALTIGADGSISVLAPGTTDMQVIDKLRLVNAEAGEVTKNEGGLIVSRSGQPLAADETVTVRGRHLEGSNVSAVEEMVATMSLNRSFEMQMKLLKASDNMNEVGNRLLGA
- a CDS encoding flagellar hook protein FlgE; translation: MSFEIALSGIQSINTQLEAVSNNIANAGTYGFKSTRANFSSMYAGSQATGVEVGSMTQSIGLNGGVTTTGRSLDAAIDGRGFFVSRDSQGVVNYSRVGIFSANKDGFLVDSNGRSVQGYAAIKGSSALGVMGNITVPTGQIPAVASTKVNYVGNLSNDWVTPAAAFDPANASSYNMAKQSVVYDSLGSQHTLSQYFVKGAGTNMTVHYAVDGGAPLATTTTLAFDNMGQLPPVPPVTTLNITPTNGSAAITLDVNYAGTTLFAGEAITTTNSTDGYASGTFIGVEMGTDGSVLAKYSNEQQQVVGTVAIATFADEGSLTSVSDTSWTANSASGAALYGTPGSGLAGKLNTGALERSNVDITSELVGLMTSQRNYQANSKVISTENQMIQSLMQAL
- a CDS encoding flagellar hook capping FlgD N-terminal domain-containing protein yields the protein MLTNNLNGANNQAAGNANTVVGQAPASETADMFTKLLVAQIRNQDPLEPSDPSQFVNQLSQLSQTEAMQSLAKLNSTSASVLESIQTLALGAQVGSDITVTTNSVRLDGKPLKASVTLPGASATNTVTLTGSDGVKHDVQLGSRGSGPQTFSIDPVALGLAPGKYDIKVQTSAGALDAIEVIGRLDSVRMSAGGGVVLKVAGIGDVAPSSVTGFNGKSGASLAAANSSTAN
- the flgC gene encoding flagellar basal body rod protein FlgC, with protein sequence MSFKDISQIAGSAMAAQSVRLNTIASNLANADSVSGSEGETYRARKPVFAAMLDGGSGKLGAGSRVQVLDVVESAEPLRKAYEPGNPVANADGMVFYPNVNQVAEMTDMMSASRAFETNVEVLGRIKSMQAGLLRLGEG
- the flgB gene encoding flagellar basal body rod protein FlgB encodes the protein MSIDFQKALGVHADALHLRADRTRVLAANIANENTPGFTARDVDFGAMLQQRIETESDMPGLGADDQAALYRVPYHPSADGNTVEIGVEQAAFSQNASDFQTSLTFVNMRLKGLAKAIAGQ
- the flgA gene encoding flagellar basal body P-ring formation chaperone FlgA; amino-acid sequence: MSEVRRATSALFMPLTAAALISLAGGNTNAAETSITTRLEQAAREQLARQAETAGLAEPQFTVNVATPRAAPPCAKPVNIEAVDTRTPARMRFAVLCPDAGGWRSSGWRYEYVLRASVSALVAVTAAPVAAGQMLTAQDVTLERRDVTTLSDAISSADAATGQASRRSLRAGEVLRQAQLSAPLLVKRGEPVVMLARFEAIEISTSGEALDAGAFNALVRVRNLANGRVVRMRVIAAGTVEPVEIPRSAQP
- a CDS encoding glycoside hydrolase family 73 protein, whose translation is MRHADFHTASITPATPTQSTRPMAAVGGGAGFGGVYSSMQNEIADFISQGSADSGASMLSPQGRMLQARLQDAEVAPASTVGGAFADGSEQQAFLEQIAPWAREAGERLGVAPQLVSAHAALESGWGQRPLRQAEGATTHNLFGIKAGASWQGEVADNATTEYEHGAAVKKTERFRSYPDQGAAFRDYAQVLLDNPRYAAAIGTGTDARAFAEGLAKGGYATDPAYAAKLTRLAARLQGASE
- the flgN gene encoding flagellar export chaperone FlgN encodes the protein MSRMTREQALGKLSAGVSADIDACQAILALLARQFDAALRHRSAELAELADELAPQLDAMEQRRVQRVSLVRALCGASADMATLIASLGAPQREALSAAWQSLEQLVLECKRLNVRNSALLTEQFSIMQRVLHGEETLYEAR
- the flgM gene encoding flagellar biosynthesis anti-sigma factor FlgM — protein: MKISGGGASADASAVQRGSAAVASEVKTAVTSGAGVAAPSGALQSEVLQPAMAALAAMPEIDHERVSQLRDALAKGELPFDPARLAGLIERFHGGQG
- a CDS encoding flagellar motor protein MotB is translated as MQKQHDKHDKHDAAIIVRGRGKAHEDDHGGAWKVAFADFCLALLALFLVLWLMAARDQQTMKAMVREQNGSYADGQGNKPEIGGGPRGSLIERFSMPHSGTSSHKENGGEGPKVRYDSPAELAVLSRQLGTMSVEAGLSNNLETVITPYGLRVTLHDTDRQGMFLLGSAMPTDRFGRLMRQMGPVFAKMENQMLIVGHTDSRKYAGDQDGNSNWTLSNARAMAARSQLLAGSMNPDSVLQVVGMADRAPFEPENTGAAVNRRIELLILTNSQANTVAAMFGVPGKNEVGAETAVGTKGSVEELRDKLKSVKGADAQGK